The Thalassospira sp. TSL5-1 genome contains the following window.
CATTGCGTTGCAAGATGCCAATGCCACGTTTGATGGCCTCGGCCCGGTCGCCAATTTCAACCGCGCCTTCGCACGCGGCCTTGATGGCAGCGCGAATGGTTGCGGGGTCTTCACTACGCGGGTTGTCATCGGTGATGATGGCAATATCGGCATGTTCTTTTACCACACGCCCCATTTCCGGGCGTTTGCCGGTATCGCGATCACCGCCAGCACCAAAAACGCAAACCACCCGGCCCTTGCAATGGGGGCGAACGGCCTTGATCACGGTTTCAAGGGCGTCGGGGGTGTGGGCGTAATCGACAAAAACCGGCGCGCCAAATTTGGTTTTACCCACCAGTTCCAGGCGGCCGCGCACACCTTCGAGTTTTTCAAGCGCATTTACGGCGGCTTCAACATCCGCGCCAGAGGCAATTACGATGCCCAGGGCAGCCAGGGCATTCATGATCTGGAAGGTGCCCATCAGGGGCAGATGAACATTATATTCCGCATCCTCGATCGCAATGCGAATTTGCGTGCCGGTGGCGTCGGGCTTGGCTGACAGAAGCTTTATGCCATTCCCCTTCACACCATAGGACAGAACATTAATCCCGCGATCCTGGCAGATATGGCGTAATTTGTCATATTGGGGGATATCGGCATTGATGACGGCGGTGCCATCCGTTGTCAGCAATTCGCCAAACAGGCGGGCCTTGGCAGTGAAATATTTGTCGAGATCGCCGTGATAATCCAGATGGTCCCGCGACAGGTTGGTAAAGGCGGCAACCTTTATTTTCACTCCGTCAAGGCGGTACTGGTCCAGCCCGTGCGAACTTGCTTCCATTGCGACATGGGTAACGCCGATGTCGCACATATCGGCCAGCGAATGATGCAAGGCGACCGGGTCTGGCGTGGTGAGCGAACCGGGAATTTTCGCTCCGGCCGCGCGAATACCCAGCGTGCCGATCGAGCCGGAAAGCTTGCCCAGGATTGTCCAGAGCTGTTCGGTGAAAACCGCCGTCGAGGTTTTGCCATTGGTGCCGGTAATGGCAGCAATGGTTTCAGGCTGGTGGCCATAAAAGCGTGCGGCAAGCTGCGCGTAACGCTGACGCGGGTTTTCAACCGGAATAAGCGGCACGGTAATGGCCGGTTCTTTCGGGGTATCTTTGGGGGCCAAAATGGCCGATGCGCCCGCGCGCAGGGCGTCTTTGATGTATTTGGTGCCGTCGTCGCGCGCCCCCTGGAGGGCGGCGAACATATATCCTTCACGCACAGCGCGTGAATCTGCTGTCAGGCCCTTGATGTCCGGGTCTTGTCCCTGGGCATGTTTCATTGCTGCCTGATCTCCTGCCATAAGCTCAGAAAGACGCAAGTTTGCGTTCCTCCTTGCGAAGATCCAATCGCAACGCCTGCTCTATTTCCGGCGCCTTCGCGTACGCCGGTTCAATCCCGAGAAGGGGAGCAATACGTGTCACAACCTTGCCAACGGCCGGGGCTGAAACCCAGCCCGCCGTGGCATAACCAAAAGTTTCTTTTGTGCCTTGTGGTCCATCCAGCGTTACAAGAACCGCATAGCGCGGGTCCTGCATCGGGAAGGCGGCCACAAAGGTAGACATTCGGGCATTCTTGACGTAGCGCCCGTTTACAAGTTTATCCGCCGTGCCGGTTTTACCCCCAAGGAAGTAACCCGGAACGTCGGCTTTTTTGCCTGATCCTTCAGTGACGACAAGGCGCATCAGGCGGCGCATTTCGTCAGACGTCTTTTTGGAAATCACCCGCACACCGGCCGGTGCGCCATCCTGTTTCAGGATGGTGCTGGGGCGGCGAATGCCCCCATTGGAAATGGTGGCAATGCCATTGACCAGTTGCAGTGGTGTGACTGCGATGCCGTGCCCGTAGGAAATCGTCATCAGGTTGATTTCGCGCCACGGATTGGGCAGCAGGGGGGCACCAACTTCGGGCAGTTCGACATCGGATGTGTCGAGAAAGCCAAAAGCCTTCATGTATTTCTTTTGGGTATCAATGCCAAATTCCATCGCCATCCGGGCTGACCCGATATTCGAGCTGTAGGCCAGAATTTCCGGCACCGTCAGCCAGCGGTTTTCGGCATGGAAGTCATGGATGCTAAACCGGGCAACGCGCAGCGGCTTGGTGGCATCATAGGTGCTGTTCAATGTTGCCGTGCCGGTATCGAGCGCAATGGCGGCATTAAACAGTTTAAAGACTGATCCCTGTTCATAAACACCCAGGGTGGCGCGGTTAAAACGCGCATCGGCCGGGCCCTGGCCGGGGCGGTGCGGGTCAAAGTCGGGCAGGGAAACCATGCCCAGTACTTCGCCGGTGTAAATGTCCATCACCAGGCCGGTGGCACCTGCCGCACTATAGGTTTGCATCGCGCTTGCGACTTCGGCGCGCAGGGCATGCTGCACGCGAATATCAACCGACAGGCGCAGCGGGCCGGAATTGCTGCGCAGGTCATTGTCAAATTCGCGTTCGGCCCCGGCAATACCGTTATTGTCGATGTCGGTAAAACCCAGAACATGGGCAAACAGGCGGCCCTGCGGGTAAACACGGCGTTCTTCGCGCTGGAAGTTCAGGCCGGGAATGCCCAGCGCATTAACTTTGTATTGCTGGTCCGGTGTCAGGTTACGCCGTATCCAGACAAACGCCTTTTGCGAGCCCAGATGGCGGATCAGCGTATCGCGATCCAACCCTGGCAGCACGGTCAGCAAATGATCTGCCGCCCCCACCGGGTCCTTGATGACACGGGCATCGGCATAAAGCGAACTGGTCGGAAGGTCAGTCGCCAGCAAAATGCCGTTGCGGTCCACAATATCGGCGCGCTCGGTTTTCAGCTCGCGGCTGTCGGTGCCGGCTGTCAGGTCCGGTTCGTTGCCCTGTTTCAGAACGGTGGCATTAAACAGGCCCCCGGCAATCCACAAAAAGCCGATGCCAAACATGATGCCGGTAATAAAAATGCGATTACGCGCTGTTTCCAGCGCGTGCTTTTCACGTTGTTCCGGGCCAAGTTCGGGGCGATCACCGCGCAGCCAGTATGAAAACCGCAACAGGTTCATTGTGTACCCTCCCCATCAGCCGGGGCCGGAATGGCGGCACTTGGACCATCAATGATCATGTTTTCCGCCGCCTCGTCATAGGCGCGGTCAGACGGGCGGTCCCGTGGGGCGGGCATATAGGCAACGGCCTCGCCAAATTTGTCCAGACGATAACGTTTGGCATCGGTGTCGGTCGGGATATTATCGATGCTGGCCATCTGAAGGGGTTGAATCTGCTGAAGTTTCAGATATTCCTTTGCCAGTTTCTCGATCCGGGCTGGGGAATTCAGATAGCTCCATTCCGCCTGGAAAACATGGATGCTTTCCTGCTCGTCCAGGATTTCCGACTGGATGGAGGCATAACGGCGCTCGAGCCGTTCCACCTCGTGCGAAATCCAGTAGGTGCCCACCCCGATCAGAACGGTCATTACAAACCAGAAAGCCGTCATGATCTTTGTCATGCGATACCTCCGGTCTGGCGGGCGGTAGAGGGCACGTCGTTGCGTGCCGCAGCGCGCAGCTTGGCCGAACGTGCACGCGGATTGGCACGCAATTCATCCTTTTGCGCGGTCACAGCCTTGCGGCTAAGGCTGGCAAAGGTTGGCTTTGCCACTTCGGGTTCACCTGGCAGGCGGCGGGACAGTTTGCCAGGATCGCCGCAGCGTTCCTTGAAAAAGGTTTTCACCAGTCGGTCTTCCAGCGAATGGAAGGTAACAACCACCAAACGTCCGCCGGGTTTCAGCATGGCTTCGGCAGCATTTAAGGCGCGGTCCAGTTCGCCCAGTTCGTCATTCACATGAATGCGCAGGCCCTGAAAGGTGCGGGTGGCAGGGTCAATGCCGTCTTTGGATTTGCGCACGACAGACCGCACCGCACTGGCAAGCTGACCGGTGGAGGTAAAGGGCGTTTCTTCGCGCATTTCAACAATTTTGCGGGCAACCTTGCGCGAGGCGCGTTCTTCGCCAAACCGGTAAATGACATTGGCAATGTCTTCTTCATCGGCGGTGTTGACAAAATCGGCCGCACTGGGGCCGGACATCGACATGCGCATATCCAGCGGACCATCGGTGCGGAAGGAAAAACCACGCTCCGCCTGGTCAAGCTGCATGGAGGATACGCCAATATCCAGAACAATGCCGTCAACCTGTTCAACGCCGTGTGCAGGCAGCAGGGTTGCCATCTCGCCAAAGCAGCCTTCGACCATATGAAAGCGGCCTTGATAGTCCGCCTCGAGTTTATGGCCGGTTTCAACCGCACTCGGGTCGCGGTCAATGCCGTAAAGCGTGCAGGGCGCATGGTCCAGAATGGCACGGCTATAGCCACCGGCGCCAAAGGTGCCATCGACCATGACTTCGCCGTCGGCCGGGCTTAGATGTTCCAGAACTTCGCGCAGCAAAACGGGTTTGTGCGGATTGGCAGGTGACGGATCAAAAGGCAGCGGGTTGGTCATCATGCGTCATCCTCTGGCAGGTCGGGTTCAGAGGAGGCGTTGCCAGCAGCGGCGCGTGCCGGCATGGCAGATGCCGGTTTCAGCTTCAGCGTGGAACCGCGATTGACCAGGCGGGTGCGGCTGGCGGTTTTGCGGTCAGTAAAGGTCTCGGGGTTCCAGATGCGGAAGGTCCGGCCACGGCCGACAAAGGCCACCTGGTCGGTGATACCGGCATAATCGATCAGTTCGGGCGGCAGAATGATACGGCCTTCGCCGTCAAAGGGCAGGGCATGGGAGGCACCAAGAATGGTATCGGCCAGGTCTTCGGCTTCGTCCGAGAACATCTCCATGTCGTCCAGCGAGGCGGCAATGCGCTCCATATGGCTTTCAGAGCAGCCCTCGATGGTGGGTTCCTTGGGGGACTCATAGACGTAAATACCGGCAAAGCCATCGGCTTCCAGGGCGGCACGGAACCTTTTGGGCACGGAGACGCGCCCTTTCCGGTCCAGTTTGTGAATGTGCGTCCCTGTGAACAGCACCCGCCTAAATCCCCTGCTCATGACCGCTGGATAACGAAGTTTGGAAAGAGACATCGTAACCAGACGTCTGTGCCCCACTTGGCACTGCCAAAATGCCTGTTTAATGGGGTATCATGGGATCATATGGGGGTCAATGGGATTTGATGGGTCTAACTGTGATATTTGTGGGCAATTCTGCCCTTTTTCGGCCTTTTTCCCAAACGGCAAATAGGTAACAAAAGGTGCAATTTCAGTACGTTTTTGCCTTTTGGCCCATGAAATCCCAAATATGACCATGTGAGCCCATCAGGGATTGGTTTTTTCACCACAATGGGGTTTGATGGGATAAAGAACATTTCCGGTGCGCCGGATTTGCCTGTCTGCCATTTTGCGAACCGGAGTCAGTTTTGCAGACAAAGACTATGATCAGGTTAATTGCGGGCCATGTTGCCGTGTTGGGGATGCTTTACGCTGGGCCTGTTTTTGCACAAAGCAGCGCAACAGGCAGTCAAAGCCGGTCGGGCACCAGCAATCATGGTAAAACCCAAACCCAGTCCCAGGGCGGCTATAACGCGATTTCCCCGCAAATGCGCCAGATGTTGCCTGCCCTGATGCAGCAATTGCAAAATAACCCAGCCCTGCTGGAGCAATTTGGCCTGGGCGGATTGGGTGGTTTAAATGGCGGGTTAAACGGCCTTGCTGGAACGGCCCTGGGGCAGGGAAATGGCGATGGCCGTAATGAAATTGGTGCCGGCGGCATTGGCGATATGGGTTTGCCCGCCATTCCCGGTGTCAATGTGCCCAATGTGCCGGGCGCTCAAAATGGGGCTGGCACAGCGGCAAACAACACTGCGGCCGAGGCTGCGCGCAAGGGCGGGCTGGTGGTGCCGCCTTTGCCCGTGCCCGAACAGGTCACAATTTATCGAGGGCAGTATCATCCATCCGATATTAATCAGGATGGCCGGATAGATGCCGATGAAGCCGCCAGTTACGCCGCCTGGATGTTTCGCCGCCACGATATTAATGGCGATAATGTTTTGGTGCTGCGCGAATTTTCGGCGGTCGAGGCCCTGCCCGGATCGGCCGAGGCCAACAGGACCCGCCTGCGCACCGAGGCCCGCCGCCTTGAATTGCTGTTTCCCCAATATGACAGCAATAACGATCAGATGATCGACAAGGCCGAATTCATGGACAAAATCGCCGCCAATTTTGATCAAAAACGTGGTGCCGCCAAGGATATCAGCCCTTTTGTGTTTCAGACCGTTCTGCCATTTTAAGGGGCGCGGTTTAGGCGCGTTTTTCGTATCGGTTGCGGGCGATTTTTGCGGCAGGTTGGCAATTGGTCCGATGCGGCTTATTGTTAAGGAATTGTCACGACAGAAAAGGTGACAAAACCTGTCTTGCAGGTCATACATGGGCCAAATTATCCGGCACGCCAAGACGGAGACCGCACATGGAAAGCAACGAAATCTACGCGCCCGTTCGCACACCAAGCGATACTGACCAGCCGAAAAATACCGACGGCGAGGTTACTCTGTCCGATGCCGAAAAAGACCCGCGTACCGATATCGAAGTCAGCGAACGTCACGTTGAGGCGGAGCTTGCCGCCGCAGATGGCGAAGAAGATATTCATTGTGATGCAGATAGCCTGAACGAAGTTGATGCGGGTAGCCCTGTCGGGGAACCTGCCGCGATTGTCGGAACCAAAATTGTCGCGCCTGGCAAGGCGGGCACGGCTGCTCCGGTCTGGATTGATCTGCTGGAGCCAACAGCCAGCGAGCTGCGCGCGATCGAGGCCCGTTTTGGCATCGAGGTGCCAACCCGCGAGGAAATGCAGGAGATCGAGCTGTCATCCCGGTTATATGATGAAGACGGTGCCCTGTTTATGACCGTCACCATCCTGAACCGGGCCGCGACTGATGACCCGGAAAGCACGGCGGTCACGTTTATTCTGGTTAAAAAAACGCTGATTACCCTGCGTTATGCCGACCCGGTACCATTTAAAACCTATACCCGCCGTGTGAAACGCTCGCCCGGCCTGGCCAGTTCATCGGATGCGGTTTTGCTGGGCCTGCTGGAACAGATTGTCGACCGGCTGGCCGATATTATGGAAATTGCGGTGGCGGATCTGGAAAAAATCTCGAATGCGGTTTTTTCCAAGGAAGGCAACGGATCGGACCAGGATCACCACGAAAACCTGCGTCGCATTGGCCGGGCGGGCAACCTTGCCAGCAAGGCCAAGGACAGCCTGCTTAACCTTAACCGCATGGCGCTGTTTTTAAATACCCAGGCGCGGTTTAAAAAGGATGCCAAAGTTCGCCTGAAAACCCTGTCACGCGATATTGTGTCCATTACCGAACATGCCAATTTCGTCGCCAACAAGGTGACATTCCTGCTGGATGCAACATTGGGCATGATCAACCTTGAACAGAACAATATTATCAAGATTTTCTCGGTCGCGGCGGCGGCCTTTCTGCCGCCGACCCTGATCGCGAGTATTTATGGCATGAACTTTGAGTTCATGCCCGAATTGCACTGGGAATATGGTTATCCGCTGGCAATTGCCTTGATGGTTTTATCGGCCGTTGGGCCGCTTTGGTATTTTAAGCGGAAAGGCTGGCTTTAAAGCGTGCACGGTAGTCGCTTGGGGCAACGCCAAGGTTTTTCATAAACACCCGTCGCATCCGTTCATCATCACCAAACCCGCATAAATCGGCGATTCTTCCGATGGTCAGGTTGCTATTTTCCAGATCGTGGCGCGCGCTTTCCATCCGCATGGCCTCCAGCGCATGGGCCGGGCCTTTGCCGGTTTCACGGGCATAAATGCGCGAAAAGTTGCGTGGGCTCATATTTGCCTGTGCTGCCAGGTCTTCCACGCTCAGGCGCAAATGCAGGTTTTTGCGCATCCAGACATGCAATTCATCAAATCGTCCGCCTTTGTCTGTGCCCTGCTGGCTTAGGGGCTGGCTGAATTGTGATTGTCCGCCGGGGCGCTTGATAAACATGATCAGCCCGCGTGCCACTGCCAGGGCCTGTGCCCGGCCCAAATCCTCCTCGATCATGGCAATTGCCATGTCGATGCCGGTTGTCACCCCGGCCGATGTCCAAACCGGGCCATCACGCACATAAATCGGGTCTGTTTTCACATGGGCATCGGGAAAACGCTGGGCCAAACGCTCACACCAGCGCCAGTGTGTAACAACTTCGCGCCCGGTAAGGTAGCCCGCCTGACCCAGCAAAAAGGCCCCGATGCAAATTGATGCGACCCGCCGTACCCGGTTTTGCTGTGCGACAAGCCAGTTTACCAAGACCGTATCCTGCAGGGCTTCCAGTTTTTCATCGGTTCCCGCGACGATCAGGGTATCGATAGGGTGTTTGGCAATCTCGGTTAGGGCAACCGTGGGCAGGGCAATGCCGGTATCGGTCATAACCGCCCCGCCATCGCACGATGCCAGTACGATGTCGTAAGGTAACGGGTGGCTTTCGAGTTTGGTTTTTGCGGCATTCAGTCCGCAATTTTGGCGGTTATCAGCCAGTAAATTGGCATCGTGAAAGGCCTGCAGCGGCCCGGTCACATCCAACAACACCGAATGCGGTGTTATGACAAAAACGATCCGGCGCTGTTTCATCTTGCGGCCTTTGGCATGTTGCAGGGCATTTGGCATAAAGTAAGGGATGTTTGTCATTTATGCCAGATAGGGATGGCGTAGTTTGTGCGGTGTGGAAATCACCATTTTTAAATTCCCCTGATGGCAGGAAACAAATGACGTCTGATATATTCAAGACCAGCACCAATATCAAAGAACACAATCTTCCCGCCTTGATCCTGATTGACTGGCAAACAGGGTTTCGTGACCTGGATTATTGGGGCCCACGCAATAACCCGGCGGCTGAAGGCAATGCTGAAAGGTTGCTGGCATTTTGGCGGCAACGCGGTGGGATTATTATCCATGTTCGCCATGATTCAACGACACCAGCATCGCCGCTTTTTCCCGGCAAGGCCAGCCATGCCTTTGAGGCATTCGTCACGCCAAAGAAAGGCGAGGTGGTATATGGCAAAAACGTCAATTCCGCCTTCATCGGCACAACATTGGAGGCGGATTTACGTTCGGCCGGACATAACAGGCTGGTGATGTGCGGTATAAGTACAGACCATTGCGTAAACACGACAACGCGGATGGCGGGAAATTTGGGTTTTGAGGTGCAATTGGTATCAGATGCGTGCTTTTGTTTTGACCGTGTCCACCCGGACGGACAGACCATACCCGCACAAATGGTGCATGATGTTCATCTTGCTGGCCTGTCGGGGGAATTTGCCGTGATCGTCACCGCGGATCAGATCATAGAGCAGCAAGGTTAATGCAATTGACTCGCAAGTAATATGGGTGCAATTTGGGCGAAATTTTTACAGGAGGCCGGAATGGCGAAAATTGAAACCCATGATCAATTGCGTAGCATTTACGGCGATCCGATGGAAATTGCGCTGCAAAAAGAACTGTCAGTCCTCGATAAGCATTGCCGCCGTTTTATTGAACTTGCCCCCTTTGCCGTGATTTCATCGGCGAACGAAAAGGGCGAGGGCGATGTAAGCCCGCGCGGCGATGGACCCGGTTTTGTGAAGGTGCTGGATGATAAAACCATCCTGATGCCGGACCGCCCCGGCAACCGCCGTCTTGATACATTATCCAATATTCTGGTGAACCCTCAGGTGGGTTTGCTGTTTATGGTGCCGGGCATGAATGAAACCCTGCGCCTTAACGGCACGGCAGAACTGCATGATGATGCCGACCTGCTTGCGCTGTTTGCCGATACCGGCAAGCTGCCGATTTCCGTTATAAAAATTACGGTTCGCGAAGCCTATCTGCATTGTGCCAAATCATTGATGCGCTCGCGCCTGTGGCAGGCGGACGCCCAAATTGATCGTAAATCCTTCCCGACACTGGGGGCGATCATCAAGGATCAGCTTTCGCTGGAGGGTGGTGAGGAAACAACCCAGGAAGAAGCGGACGCTTATTTCGCCAAGTCTATTGCCGAAAAAGGCTAGGACTTTTCGCCATTACCGCGAGACATTTGGCCCGGTATTGAAAGATGCCGGGTTTTTGCTGTCTGACAGGTTTGTAGAATATGTGCCGGTTCAGGCCTGTTTGCACGGGGATAGGGAAGAAATACCAGATGGCCTGTAAGCCGGGTTCTGTCCCTGCGGCGAACCGCATTGTATGGCCATTCATCTGGGACATTCGTCACCGAATGCCTCCTGCAACCAACCCGAATGGTGGCCCGAAAACCGACCTGCCGACAGCGGCGAACCGCCCGGCCGACCATTCCTATTAGGTTTTGCTCCCGGTGGGGTTTACCATGCGTCCCGCGTTACCTAAGGACCGGTGCGCTCTTACCGCACCCTTTCACCCTTGCCCGATGGCTTGCGCGATCGGGCGGTTTGCTTTCTGTGGCACTTTCCCTGGGGTCGCCCCCGCCAGACGTTATCTGGCACCGTGTTTCCGTGGAGCCCGGACTTTCCTCCCCTTCCTGCGTTGCCACAAGAAAGGGCGACCATCCAGCCATCTGGTGGGCGCGGTTTACGCTAGCCCGCCAGTAAGGTCAAGCAAAAGCAGTATCTCGGGCATGGATTGAAAGCCGGTTGGCCGTCCACAATTAAGTCTGTTTGCCTCTTGAAAAATGGCGGCCTTAATTACTACTTAAGGATAGTAATTAACATACCTTTTCGCCGGATGATTTTTATGTTCAAGGTGCATTGGCGCCAGCTTTGTTTCTGTTTTTTTGTTGTGACTGTTGTGGGGCTGCCATTGGCGCAGTCCCGGGCAGGGGCGGAAGCGGTGCGACTATGCTTCACCCGCTGGGAACCTTATGCCTACGATAATGGCGACGGTCATGGGCCGACAGGGTTGGCTATTGATATTGCCAGGCGGGCCTTTGAACTTTCAGGGCGCGAGGTGACATTTGTTCAAATGCCCCATTCACGCTGTCACATCGGTATTCGTTTGGGTCTTTATGATGGCATCCTGTTTGAAAGCCTGAAAGAAAAACCGGTTGAGAAACTGGTGACCTCGCGTTTTGCCCTGATAAACCGGGTACTGGTTGCCGTGGTGCGCGACAGTTATCCTCACACCCGTTATCGCGGTCTTGACACATTTGAAGGGGCAAACTGGCTGCGTATTGTTGGGGATGATTACCCGGAAAAGATCATTAATGATCCGGATATGTATCCGGTTGATGTGGGTGAAAATGCCCACGGCCTGTTGATGTTGCGCCGAAACTATGTGGATGTCGTGTTTCGCGATCTGGCCAGCCTGCATTTTGGTGCCGATGCCGTTAAGGGGGCGACAGGGTTAAAGACGCTGTTACCTGCGGTGGATGTTGAACCCTTTTATATGCGGCTGGAAGAACGGTTGGCCCCGGTGATGCAGGCGTATGACGATGCCACCGCCAAGATGTTGTCGGATGGCAGCATTGATCGCCTGTTTTACAAGCATCTTGGTTTTAGCCAAATCGCCTTTAACCACTATTTTTCCGGTACGGACACGCCGGTTTTACCGCAGGACCGTTTAATGCCATAAGGTCTGTTCGGTTCAAGCCGTCGGCGGGCACTGGGCAATCAGGTCTTTTAAGATGGCAATGCTTTGCGCATCGGCATGCCCATTCAGGCAGGAAGGCCGCCAATGCCTTTGAAAGGCAACACGGTTATGGATCGGGTCGCCGGGGCCATAGCCAAATTGCAATAGCAGGCTGTCAAACAGGGCTTCGCAATCCGTATGTTCATGCTTTGACGAGGTTGCATCCTCCGCAGGGTTTGGCCTGTGGGTGCCTGCATCGCTCTCTGACAGGGCAGCGGTATTTTGCGGCGGGTAGTGTTCGCCTGCGGCAATGGCCGTGCTTACCTGATCGTCATGATAGGTGCTTTGATCGGTATTTTCGGCGGTTTTTTCCGTTTTGGATGGCGGGTTTATCGCTTCTTCGTCCGGCCAGAGGCCAATGCCTTCGGCGGCAAGTTGCTGCCAGGGGAAAAGCTCGCCCGGGTCTTCCTTGCGGTCCGGTGCCATGTCGGAATGGGCAATGATGTGATGGGCGGGAATATCGTGGCGCGCCAAAATGGCCTTGCACAGGGCCTTGAGCGCATCGATCTGTTGCACGGCAAAGGGCCGATAGCCAAATTCATGGCCGGGATTGACAATTTCAATGCCAATGGAGCGTGAATTGACATCAGAGCATCCGCGCCATTGGCCGCGTCCGGCATGCCATGCGCGTTTGGTTTCGGCAACAAGCTGATAGATACAGCCATCTTCCTCGATCATGTAGTGGGCGGAAACCTGGGAGGCCGGGTCACACATGCGCTCAAGGGCCATTTCACCGCTGGGCATGCCGGTATAATGCAATACCAGCATGTCAATTGTGCTATCGGCAGGGCGTTCGCCAAAATTGGGCGAGGGGTGCCATATAATGGGCAGTTCCTGCGATCCCGGCATTGTGTTTAATCCATTCCCTGTTCCTGGTTCTGTGGTGGTTTGCGAAACATGATCACGCCAACACCGGCCAGAACGGTTAACCCACCAATGATTTTAAACGTACTGATGCTTTCCCCGAATACCAGAATTGATCCCGTTACACTGATCACGGGGGCCAAAAGTGACCAGGGCACCACCTGGTTCACATCATATGTCTTGAGCAGATAATACCACGACCCGTACGCTACGATAGACGACATAAAAACGGTGAAGCTTAAATTTGCCCAGGCAACCCAGCTTGCATTTATAACGGCGTGCACCGCGCCCGGTTCCAGAAAAAATGACAAAACCAGCAATTGCGGTGCGGCCATCAGGCCCATCCAGCCATTCAGCTCGAAGGTGTTGATGTCGCCCAGTTTTTTGATCAACACATTGGCAACCGCCCACATCAGGGCGGCAAACACCACCAGCAGCAGCGGCAGTTTAAGGTCGGTCATTGTCGGGTCCCAGAACATCAGGGTCACACCAACAAAGGCTAGCGTCATGCCCAGCAGGCGTTTCCAGCCCAGCCGGTCATTGAAGAAATAGGTCGCGAGCATGGATGAAAACGGCACACCCAGCAAAA
Protein-coding sequences here:
- a CDS encoding DMT family transporter; this encodes MPLKATLLSLSVAIIWGINMLTVKGAVGEIPPIMLTAIRFLAVAALLVPFTKVPRDKLPKLALLSVVFGTGHFGVLFCALSMLDAGPVAIIVLLGVPFSSMLATYFFNDRLGWKRLLGMTLAFVGVTLMFWDPTMTDLKLPLLLVVFAALMWAVANVLIKKLGDINTFELNGWMGLMAAPQLLVLSFFLEPGAVHAVINASWVAWANLSFTVFMSSIVAYGSWYYLLKTYDVNQVVPWSLLAPVISVTGSILVFGESISTFKIIGGLTVLAGVGVIMFRKPPQNQEQGMD
- a CDS encoding N-acetylmuramoyl-L-alanine amidase gives rise to the protein MPGSQELPIIWHPSPNFGERPADSTIDMLVLHYTGMPSGEMALERMCDPASQVSAHYMIEEDGCIYQLVAETKRAWHAGRGQWRGCSDVNSRSIGIEIVNPGHEFGYRPFAVQQIDALKALCKAILARHDIPAHHIIAHSDMAPDRKEDPGELFPWQQLAAEGIGLWPDEEAINPPSKTEKTAENTDQSTYHDDQVSTAIAAGEHYPPQNTAALSESDAGTHRPNPAEDATSSKHEHTDCEALFDSLLLQFGYGPGDPIHNRVAFQRHWRPSCLNGHADAQSIAILKDLIAQCPPTA
- a CDS encoding ABC transporter substrate-binding protein — encoded protein: MFKVHWRQLCFCFFVVTVVGLPLAQSRAGAEAVRLCFTRWEPYAYDNGDGHGPTGLAIDIARRAFELSGREVTFVQMPHSRCHIGIRLGLYDGILFESLKEKPVEKLVTSRFALINRVLVAVVRDSYPHTRYRGLDTFEGANWLRIVGDDYPEKIINDPDMYPVDVGENAHGLLMLRRNYVDVVFRDLASLHFGADAVKGATGLKTLLPAVDVEPFYMRLEERLAPVMQAYDDATAKMLSDGSIDRLFYKHLGFSQIAFNHYFSGTDTPVLPQDRLMP
- a CDS encoding pyridoxamine 5'-phosphate oxidase family protein, with translation MAKIETHDQLRSIYGDPMEIALQKELSVLDKHCRRFIELAPFAVISSANEKGEGDVSPRGDGPGFVKVLDDKTILMPDRPGNRRLDTLSNILVNPQVGLLFMVPGMNETLRLNGTAELHDDADLLALFADTGKLPISVIKITVREAYLHCAKSLMRSRLWQADAQIDRKSFPTLGAIIKDQLSLEGGEETTQEEADAYFAKSIAEKG